A window of Mycolicibacterium holsaticum DSM 44478 = JCM 12374 genomic DNA:
GTTCCGCTTGCCGGCTGGCTGGCCGACCTCTCGGGCACCACCACCGCGTTCGAGTACGCGATGAGCGCGTTCTTCATCGTCTACGGGGCGGCGGTGCTCGGGCTCGCGGCGCTGCCGTCGGTGCGTGGCCCAGGCATGGCGGTGATCATCGCCAACGTGGTGTACACGGTCGGCGCGGTGGTGCTGGTGCTGGTCGACGTGTTCCCGCTGACCACGCTCGGTGTGGTGCTGACACTTGCCACCGGCGCGTACACGCTGGTGTTCGCCGAGCTGCAGTACCAGGGCTGGCGGCGGATCAAGGCGTGAATGATGCTGGCCGCCAACCGGTTACAGCTTGCGCAGCCGCAGCCGGTTGATTGAGTGGTCGGCGTCCTTACGCAACACCAGCGTGGCCCGCGGCCGGGTCGGCAGGATGTTCTCGATCAGGTTGGGCCGGTTGATCGAATGCCAGATGTCGCGGGCGGCGAACACCGCCTGGTCGTCGGTCAGCGTCGCGTAGTGGTGGAAGTGCGAGGCCGGATCGGCGAACGCCGTCGTGCGCAGGCCGAGAAACCGTGCGATGTACCACTGTTCGATGTCTTCGATGCGGGCGTCGACGTACACCGAGAAGTCGAACAGATCCGACACCATCAACGTCGGCCCGGTCTGCAACACGTTGAGGCCCTCGAGGATGAGGATGTCGGGATGGCGCACGATCTGCTTTTCACCCGGCACGATGTCGTACAGCAGATGTGAGTAGACCGGTGCGCACACCTTGTCTGCGCCCGACTTCACCGAGGTGACGAACCGCATCAGCGCCCGACGGTCGTAGCTCTCCGGGAAACCCTTGCGGCCCATCAGGTTCCGCCGGACCAGCTCGGAGTTGGGGTAGAGGAACCCGTCGGTGGTGACCAGGTCGACGCGCGGATGGTGTTCCCAGCGGGCCAGAAGTGCCTGCAGCACACGGGCGGTGGTGGATTTACCGACGGCGACGCTGCCCGCCA
This region includes:
- the coaA gene encoding type I pantothenate kinase; this encodes MARLSEPSPYVEFDRRQWRALRMSTPLKLSEDELQKLRGLGEKLDLLEVEEVYLPLARLIHLQVAARQRLFEATAEFLGEPQQNPDRPVPFIIGVAGSVAVGKSTTARVLQALLARWEHHPRVDLVTTDGFLYPNSELVRRNLMGRKGFPESYDRRALMRFVTSVKSGADKVCAPVYSHLLYDIVPGEKQIVRHPDILILEGLNVLQTGPTLMVSDLFDFSVYVDARIEDIEQWYIARFLGLRTTAFADPASHFHHYATLTDDQAVFAARDIWHSINRPNLIENILPTRPRATLVLRKDADHSINRLRLRKL